The Rhinoraja longicauda isolate Sanriku21f chromosome 19, sRhiLon1.1, whole genome shotgun sequence genome includes a window with the following:
- the LOC144602745 gene encoding uncharacterized protein LOC144602745: protein MKRIKHLVPFLHNVAFLVAILVSIVTQGADKVLVAGLCSVSVQFLALILPFALSMFGKCMRICRKIGFINLIVCGLQVIVMFISIFVFIMGIHQNSCDSSLTTWRIFFATRIGCAVIFILHIVFLHWKGKDTSGNIDTDKGQQDITECQQLKTTTPDDTAGSLPPD from the exons ATGAAGAGGATCAAACATTTGGTACCTTTCCTGCATAACGTTGCGTTTCTTGTTGCCATCCTTGTTTCGATCGTAACTCAAG GTGCTGACAAAGTCCTGGTGGCAGGTTTATGCAGCGTGTCTGTCCAGTTTCTGGCTTTGATCCTACCATTCGCTCTTTCGATGTTCGGAAAGTGTATGCGCATTTGCCGAAAGATCG GATTTATCAATCTGATTGTATGTGGGTTGCAGGTCATTGTGATGTTCATCTCAATCTTTGTTTTCATAATGGGGATTCATCAAAACA GTTGTGACAGCAGCCTTACAACCTGGAGAATATTTTTCGCTACAAGGATTGGGTGTGCAGTGATCTTCATCTTGCACATTGTGTTCCTTCACT GGAAAGGCAAAGATACAAGTGGGAACATCGACACTGATAAAGGACAGCAG GATATTACAGAATGCCAACAATTGAAAACGACCACACCAGACGACACAGCTGGATCCCTGCCGCCCGATTGA